Within the Miscanthus floridulus cultivar M001 chromosome 17, ASM1932011v1, whole genome shotgun sequence genome, the region GTTCTTTTAAAAAAACAGGAACATTACTATACTTTTCAAAATTTGGTACTATGCTTTTCTCGAAAACGCTGCGCATCATAATATTAAGAAGATGGTGCAATGCTTTCATACTGGTCAGCTAAAAATTACACTGCCCCCAAGCCCCCAAGCAAACACCAGACATGATATGCAATTTACGTGATTTGGTGCCTATACAGAAGCCATGTGCAGTGGAATTTGTGGAAACAATTACCCTGCTCATCCTGTTTGGTCAAAACTCAGAACTCAGAAGCAACTGATGCTAGTGCACCGAAAAGTTGCAGCAAATGCAAGGCTTCCACAGCGAGAATCGAAGCAGCCAACAATGGTGCCTCTGATTCTTGGCATACTACTGGATAGCCAACAATGGTCCCTCTGATTCATGGTTCATAGCGACGTAACACAGCTGGAACTGAAGCAACGAAAATATGAGTTACCCGCTTCAACTCGGCGCCtttctccagcagcagcagctcccacCCTCTCTCCTCCGGCCCCTCCTCCGCAGCCGTAATCCCGACCACCGCGTGCGGTCCCGGGAGCCGTCCCTCCTCGAGGCACTGCTGAATACAGGCCTCTAGCTTCCCGAACAGGAACAGCTCGCCGTCGTTGAGGAGGCGGGCGCAGTAAGAGGGCGAGAGGGGGAACGCGGCCGTGTCGTCACCGGGGTGGGCGGTGGCGTGGGAGGAGAGGACGAAGCGGAGGAGGTCGCCGATGCAGGACGAGAGGGGCACGCCGCCGACGCCCGGAGACTGCGGCGCCGAGGTGGCGGCAGGGTCGGAGGTCGCCATTCCGGTGATGTAGTTGACTCAAAGGACGAGTGAATGACGAAGGTTGTTTGACTCAAACTCCTGTCGATCTGGGCCGCACTTTCACATCCAACGGCGCATAAACAGAACGCTGCTCAATAGCTGACGACGACAGCAGCTGCGGCGGCGCCCCCTCCCAAAACCCTCGGCAGCCAACCGTCTCGTTCCTTCCCGGCTGCCCCACTTCTCTCccggcggcgccgcggcgggcAACCTCCCAAAACCACGGCCATGGAAGCCGACATCGCTTCCAGGTACGAGGTCCCCCGGACCGCTCAGTTCCTCCGCGACGGCGTCTACACCAGGATCGCCCTCCAGGTAATCCTGCACAAACCATTCCTACTCTATTGGTCTCTCTCTGGATTCGTGGATGGTTTGTTGGCGCTCCTCTGATTCTTCGGATCGTTCTCATGGCGCTGTAGTTCCCCGACGAGATGCTGAAGGACGCCGCGGCGGTGGCGAGGGCGCTGCGGCGGGAGCTTGCCTCCGGTGGTGGGGTCAGGGTGTTCGTGTTGGCCGATACGGCGTACAACTCCTGCTGCGTCGACGAGGTGGGCGCGTCCCACATCGATGCGCAGTGCGTTGTCCACTACGGCCACGCCTGCATGAGCCCGTGAGCAAACCCACCCTGTTCCTCtcaaaagtttgatttttttcctaaacaaAGATTAGGACAAACTTTTAAATGGTTAGATTAGATGCAGTTTGATACCATTTTTTCGACTTGTTGGGAACAATGCATTCCGTGTTGTCATTAGTTTGTGCTATGCTAACACTACCTTTGCACTGGCAACTTGAAATGCAGAACATCAAATTTGCCAGCTTTCTTTGTATTTGGGAAGGCACAGTTGGATATCCCCGCATGTGCCAGCACATTGCTTGAGTGCTCAAGAAAAAGCAATAAGCGCATTCTGGTATGCCCCAAACTATTTCCTCCGCTTAAAAGTTTTATGTTTAGTCCATGTGATGAGCTTCAATCTTTGTACGACCTATAGCACCATATATGAATTCTTGACAACTTTGCTAAACCACACTATAAGATCAACATGCTGATAAATGATTGCGTTTTCTACCCAAGTAAGTAATTTTCTTGGCTAGATTAATAGTGAGAAAGTTTCTTTGGGCAGAAGCCGTGTTTTTATTTAGGTCATCATTCTTATAGttttttttaatcccaaaggaGATTAAATTAAAAGTAGCCTAAATTAGAGTGACATGAGAATTACAGTAGTCAACCTTCAAATCAATCACAAGTTTCGTCACAAAGAAAGATGCTACAATTCTAGAACCAATACAATAAAGATTCTAAAAACTACAAACACTCCATGATGGACTTGACGGAGTCTAAGATCCTAAAATAATTGTAGAATAATGCAGAATGTTCGCCCTCCAAACCACCTCTGTGGTGACGGTTGCTCCCATCAAGATTGTTACATGAACTTCCACCAATCACAAGATCAAAGCCACCGATCCTTCTAATATGCCTGCACATCAGTAATCTCAATCAAAGTGGCTATCTGTGTCTGACCCCACCAACTCCTCAGAATCGTCCTATTGACCTCAGATTTCTCTACTGGAATAACTCCAATACCAGAGAATGAAGACAGTACATTTATGCCTTGTGGGAACATATCCTTGAGGAATGAGAGATGGTAAGCAACAGTATCaacttgaaatgaatttcctagaGATCGATACCTCTCTGTCGTGTTGATACCTCTGGTGTGATCCTTCGGAAAGCCGAGTAGAAACTCCATCTCATCAGGCTCTAGAGCTGTGTTCATGCATATACCAAGTCTGTGTAGAGCCACCTCTGCTCCTCCAATACCAGAGAATAAAGACAGGACATTCATGCCTTGTGGGAACATATCCTTGAGGACTGAGAGATGGTAAGCAACAATATCAACTTGAAACGAATTTCCTAGCGATCGATACCTCTCTGTCCTCCTGATACCTCTGGTGTTATCCTTCGGAAAGCCGAGTAGAAATTCCATCTCATTAGGCTCTAGAGGAGCAACCTTGTTTAAGCCAACCCAAGCGAGATTCCATTTCCTAGACTCCTCCTAGGCAAACTTCTGAACTCTTGGAGGAGGTGAATCTGAACTGTTTGTAAGGGCTACACGAATCCTCTCTAACAATTTTGCACTAGACACAAGTATGGAGGCAATTGAACTGTCATCTTGGGTCCCATGACGGCCGCCACCTCTTGGTACGAGGTAATGCTTCGGATATTGTCTTTGGAGGTATGGAGGGGAGAGGTGACCTGTTCTCAAGTGACAGATTAAGTATGTAACCCCTTTTCCTGGCAGCAGCACAGAAGTACTTCGAGTCCACAAACTCTGGCTGAATATCATACAAGAATCTCGATATGGTAGTCCAGACACCTTTTGGAGCAAGAACAACATTCTCATAGTAGAAGTATGGTGGATCAATAGCTTGTGCAGCTGGTCTTGACCACTGGTTTGGCAAGTTAAATCCAACCATTGGATGTGGGAGAGGCATGGGTTCATCACAGCTACCATCTAATGGGCCTCTACTTCCCTGtgcttctccctccctccctccgtccctccctccctccctctgttTCCATCCATAACCTTCCTTTGTTTCTCCCTCCATAGGAATTATCCTCGAGTATTGCAAACACAGTTCCATTATCATATCATTCAATTAGAACTAAATCTTATTGCAGACTTATATGGACAGTTCACCTAAGACGAACCTCATAGTCAGACAAATTGCCACAGTAACCATCTCCTGCGGTCTGTGAAGCATAAATTGAATCCACCAGAACAGAAATAGATGCATCCTGCCCGCATCTAGTAATAGCCAGTGCAGGCACAAAAATAGGTCAGCGGAAAAATCTTTTTGTATTTCCTGTGGTCTTCCACTCTTCCTGTTATGGTACAAGTAACGCTACAATAGGAGTAGAATGCTGGTTCAAACAGCAATTCTATATCATGTCTAGGATTTTCATTGATCTGCTTACTTCAGGTTTCTGTTGCCTTGCATTCACTAGTACAATTGGCATGTTTTACCGATAAACAAATATTAACTATGTTATGCTATCAACGATAGTTTACATTCTACGTATTCTATTTTTACTAATCTTGGCTATTATGGCTTACCAAACAGGTTTTGTATGGACTAGAGTACGAATATGCATTGGATGATCTTAGACGAGCTTTCATGGAGTCATGTAAATCAAATTCTGGCAATCCTGAAGTCCAGTATGCAGAAGTTCTGTGTTCAGTTATGAGTCCATCAAGTACTACAGAAGAAAACACAATTCCTCAGTTGAATGGCACCTCTTGTAATGGAGATATCACAAGAAACAGCGATGTAGCAACATTCCTGGACAATCATTATGGCATGAAATGTTCCAGTTCCACACAAAAGTACAGCCTTGGTGGCATTACATGGAATATTTCAGTTGATGAGAAAATGGAGGACTATTTGATATTTTGGATTGGACAAGATAACtcagcatttgccaacatagtccTTACCTTCAATAAATGTGAAATAGGTGTGTTTTCTTCATCCTCATTTTGTGTATGGCAGGAGGATTGTTTTAATTTGTGCAAGTCTTGTTTTCCTAAGCTTGTAGTTGCTTTTCTCTTGAATAATCAGCAGTGTGATATTCAATACTGCATATGGCAACCAATGTGATGTACTTGGAGTACAGCTTGTTTgaaatctaaaatttgattcttgATCGGCAGTGATCTTGTAACTTCTGCTTAGCGATGCATGATGCAGATCTTATAGTCCTCTTCTTTACATTATTTGCAACTGCACATGCTTACATTTTCCATTCTGTAATTGATCATCTCAGTAAGTTTAAATAATCTTCCATTTGGTTAAGGTAATTGCTCTAATGCAGGGATCTTCTGAAtgtgatgcatttgaatgttaATGTTTCTTTTGTAGTTAGATATGACGCAATAGAAAATCAACTCACAGCTGACATCTCTCATCTGATGAAAATTCTTAGGCGAAGGTACTTTGTTTTTGCAGCATTCATGTACTTTTTTCTTACATTATTTGGTACTGCTTACAAAATATAATTTTTAATTGTAGGTATTACCTTGTGGAGAAGGCAAAGGATGCAAACATTATTGGCATTTTGGTGGGAACTCTGGGTGTTGGTATGCACATTGTTAACTTGAACATAAAAAGTAGTTATGCCAATGTTGAGGCACTGTTAGATTGTGACCTCAGCTATGAGGTTTACCTTTATATTTCAGCCATGCATGCCTCTTAGAAAGGCACTATACCATGCAAGATCTGATCCATGCCTGATCGGTTCATCACAAGTCTGGTTTAGTTTGGCTATAAGCAGATCAAGCGGGAGATGAACTCCCTAACTAGTTTCATGGTTTGCCTAGACCAGACATTCCTAGTTTCTTTACTGGTCTATTGATTTTGTGCATTCCCATAATCCCAAATACGACCACTTTACTTGAATATTATTATTTTAGTTCTCATGTTATCTGGCCTGGAATTTTGCTAGAAACACTTAAATTTTG harbors:
- the LOC136517806 gene encoding uncharacterized protein isoform X2 gives rise to the protein MATSDPAATSAPQSPGVGGVPLSSCIGDLLRFVLSSHATAHPGDDTAAFPLSPSYCARLLNDGELFLFGKLEACIQQCLEEGRLPGPHAVVGITAAEEGPEERGWELLLLEKGAELKRMYDAVDFELHVQEPYFTQLRAGAKKVEGRLATGNYNRITQGSLLLFNKSLLLNVEEYSKKGVPSAESSHVVRGLLTKADIHSIFFCPLLMLFSGS
- the LOC136517805 gene encoding uncharacterized protein yields the protein MEADIASRYEVPRTAQFLRDGVYTRIALQFPDEMLKDAAAVARALRRELASGGGVRVFVLADTAYNSCCVDEVGASHIDAQCVVHYGHACMSPTSNLPAFFVFGKAQLDIPACASTLLECSRKSNKRILVLYGLEYEYALDDLRRAFMESCKSNSGNPEVQYAEVLCSVMSPSSTTEENTIPQLNGTSCNGDITRNSDVATFLDNHYGMKCSSSTQKYSLGGITWNISVDEKMEDYLIFWIGQDNSAFANIVLTFNKCEIVRYDAIENQLTADISHLMKILRRRYYLVEKAKDANIIGILVGTLGVAGYLHIIEQMKELIKAAGKKSYTLVMGRPNSAKLANFPECEVFIYVSCAQTALLDSKDFLAPVITPFEAVLAFGRGREWTGEYLLDFKDLITLEKQEVASTTEEARFSFIKGVYVEDNCPQENEEQSEMSLALAEVTEKALSIQNQHNDAVLYQGRAMSSIDYLKARSYRGLTGEYEGPVTNSILVGRTGRAAGYSDEKTENAQ